A window from Vulcanimicrobium alpinum encodes these proteins:
- a CDS encoding LamG-like jellyroll fold domain-containing protein — MRRLVFAVFVVFCAAGTTWPPEALASQKSDAYRATVLSDHPLAYYRLDERSGSVAHDSSGHHLDGTIGAHVKLGAPPVIADAASSMEFSGADTSSGAEDVRIRGNSRFQVTKNVTIEAWALPFTISVHGKNAGDITIAAYGRDDAPDKQHCRYALELDAHSHVWHFPVVAKGKRTDPIPVRGVHSLLTWLAQPFQGDSVEARELYAGDQTDGNPPNVRERYHLVGTYDGETMRFYVNGKLSNAMHVKGLIFGYGAHDGMGIGGEFVDRNAVFFGRIGEVAVYDHVLTADQIQRHYEAGIATPVPTAVTRLSRR; from the coding sequence GTGCGTAGACTCGTTTTTGCCGTTTTCGTCGTCTTCTGCGCGGCAGGGACGACCTGGCCGCCTGAAGCGCTCGCGTCCCAGAAATCGGACGCCTACCGGGCCACGGTCCTGAGCGATCATCCGCTGGCGTACTACCGCCTCGACGAACGCTCCGGCAGCGTCGCGCACGATTCGTCCGGACACCATCTCGACGGAACGATCGGTGCGCACGTGAAGCTCGGCGCGCCGCCGGTGATCGCGGATGCCGCCTCGTCGATGGAATTCTCAGGCGCCGACACGTCGTCGGGCGCCGAAGACGTTCGCATCCGCGGGAACTCGCGCTTCCAGGTGACGAAGAACGTGACGATCGAAGCGTGGGCGCTGCCCTTTACCATCAGCGTGCACGGCAAGAACGCCGGCGACATTACGATCGCGGCGTACGGCCGCGACGATGCGCCCGACAAGCAGCACTGCCGCTACGCGCTCGAACTGGACGCTCACAGCCACGTGTGGCATTTCCCTGTTGTCGCTAAAGGAAAGCGTACCGATCCGATTCCCGTGCGGGGCGTTCACAGCCTGCTCACGTGGCTGGCGCAGCCGTTCCAGGGCGACTCGGTCGAAGCACGCGAACTGTATGCGGGAGATCAAACGGACGGCAATCCCCCCAACGTGCGCGAGCGCTATCACCTCGTCGGCACCTACGACGGAGAGACGATGCGTTTCTACGTCAACGGAAAGCTGAGCAACGCGATGCACGTGAAGGGACTGATTTTTGGCTACGGAGCCCACGACGGGATGGGGATCGGCGGCGAGTTCGTCGACCGCAATGCGGTCTTCTTCGGTCGCATCGGCGAGGTTGCCGTGTACGATCACGTGCTGACGGCCGACCAGATCCAGCGCCACTACGAAGCGGGGATCGCGACACCGGTCCCGACAGCGGTAACGCGGCTCAGCCGGCGATGA
- a CDS encoding prolyl oligopeptidase family serine peptidase, whose translation MSSAAAAPPPYPHAPRINHVDDYFGTHVVDPYRWLEEIDAAPAQRWIAEQNALTERVLAAVPQRAAICSRLTTLWNYERRSVPEKAGNLYAYFRNTGLQNQAVLYVTRDLAEPGRVLLDPNTFSTDGTVALSGASFSDDGTRLAYSISASGSDWQEWHVRDVAAGADLPDLVRWAKFSSASWRRDGSGFYYSRYDEPPQDARQFKDTTYFHKLYFHRLGTPQSADVLVYERPDHKDWSLGATTTEDGRFLIIDATRGSDRNNRVFLKDIASDGPVTALIGDGEASYEYLANDATTFYFRTTRDAPRGRIIAVEPGAAAVREIVPQSDDSLDAASFFGDAIVAQYLRDARAFVRVYGIDGRLLRDVVLPGLGSVGGFGGKRSERETFYTYTSYTEPASIYRYDLAGGLSSRVFAPQLAYDADAFVSEQMFYASKDGTRIPMIVTSKRGVARDGTAPAILYGYGGFDISVTPAFSSAVIVWLEMGGIYAVANLRGGGEYGEAWHEAGMKTQRQNVFDDFIAGAEYLIAEGWTSPAKLAIHGGSNGGLLVGACMTQRPELFGAALPSVGVLDMLRFERFTIGWAWTSEYGSADDPDDFRTMLAYSPYHNLRDGVCYPSTLITTGDHDDRVFPAHSFKFAAALQHAQGCDNPVLLRVEMKAGHGAGKPTSKLIDEVADRYAFLVLALGFEPTVDRR comes from the coding sequence ATGTCCTCGGCCGCCGCGGCGCCCCCGCCGTATCCCCACGCGCCCCGAATCAACCATGTCGACGACTACTTCGGAACGCACGTCGTCGACCCGTACCGGTGGCTCGAGGAGATCGATGCGGCGCCGGCGCAACGCTGGATCGCGGAGCAGAACGCCCTGACCGAGCGCGTCCTCGCGGCCGTCCCGCAGCGCGCGGCGATCTGTTCGCGGCTGACGACGCTGTGGAACTACGAGCGCCGCTCGGTGCCGGAGAAGGCGGGAAACCTCTACGCGTACTTCCGCAACACCGGACTGCAGAATCAGGCCGTGCTGTACGTGACGCGCGATCTGGCAGAGCCCGGGCGCGTTCTGCTCGATCCCAACACGTTCTCGACCGACGGAACCGTCGCGCTCTCCGGTGCTTCCTTCAGCGACGACGGGACGCGGCTCGCGTACAGCATCTCCGCCTCGGGCTCCGATTGGCAGGAGTGGCACGTGCGCGACGTCGCCGCCGGCGCCGATCTTCCGGACCTCGTGCGCTGGGCGAAGTTTTCCTCGGCGTCCTGGCGGCGTGACGGGAGCGGCTTCTATTACAGCCGGTACGACGAGCCGCCGCAGGATGCGCGTCAGTTCAAGGACACGACGTACTTTCACAAGCTGTACTTCCACCGGCTGGGCACGCCGCAGTCCGCCGACGTGCTGGTCTACGAGCGGCCGGATCACAAAGACTGGAGCCTCGGCGCGACCACGACCGAGGACGGCCGCTTCCTGATCATCGACGCGACCCGCGGGAGCGATCGCAACAATCGGGTCTTTCTGAAAGACATCGCGAGCGACGGGCCGGTCACGGCGTTGATCGGCGACGGCGAAGCGAGCTACGAGTATCTCGCCAACGACGCGACGACGTTTTACTTTCGGACCACCCGCGATGCGCCGCGCGGACGGATCATCGCCGTCGAACCCGGCGCGGCCGCGGTGCGAGAGATCGTCCCGCAGTCGGACGACTCGCTCGATGCGGCATCGTTCTTCGGCGACGCGATCGTCGCGCAATATCTGCGCGACGCGCGCGCGTTCGTGCGCGTTTACGGGATCGACGGACGCCTGCTGCGCGACGTCGTGCTTCCCGGACTGGGAAGCGTCGGCGGTTTCGGCGGCAAGCGCAGCGAACGCGAGACGTTCTACACGTACACGAGCTATACGGAACCGGCGTCGATCTACCGCTACGATCTGGCCGGCGGCCTCTCGTCGCGCGTGTTCGCGCCGCAGCTCGCCTACGACGCCGACGCGTTCGTGAGCGAGCAGATGTTCTACGCCTCGAAAGACGGGACGCGCATCCCGATGATCGTGACGTCGAAGCGGGGAGTCGCGCGCGACGGAACCGCGCCCGCGATTTTGTACGGATACGGCGGGTTCGACATCTCGGTGACGCCGGCGTTCTCGTCGGCGGTCATCGTGTGGCTCGAGATGGGCGGCATCTATGCGGTCGCGAACCTGCGCGGCGGCGGTGAGTACGGCGAGGCGTGGCACGAAGCCGGGATGAAGACGCAGCGTCAGAACGTGTTCGACGATTTCATCGCCGGCGCCGAATATCTGATCGCCGAGGGCTGGACGTCACCCGCGAAGCTCGCGATTCACGGCGGCTCGAACGGCGGGCTGCTGGTCGGTGCCTGCATGACGCAGCGTCCGGAACTCTTCGGTGCGGCGCTGCCGTCGGTCGGCGTGCTCGACATGCTGCGGTTCGAGCGCTTCACGATCGGCTGGGCGTGGACGTCGGAGTACGGCTCGGCCGACGATCCCGATGACTTCCGCACGATGCTCGCGTATTCGCCGTATCACAATCTGCGCGACGGCGTCTGCTATCCGTCCACGCTGATCACCACCGGCGATCACGATGACCGCGTCTTTCCGGCGCACTCGTTCAAGTTCGCCGCGGCGCTGCAGCACGCCCAAGGCTGCGACAACCCGGTGCTGCTGCGGGTGGAGATGAAGGCCGGTCACGGGGCCGGCAAGCCGACGTCGAAACTCATCGACGAGGTCGCCGACCGCTACGCGTTTCTCGTGCTTGCGCTCGGGTTCGAACCGACGGTCGATCGGCGCTGA
- a CDS encoding glycosyltransferase family 39 protein: MRAEAAPHTTAMEHVRGSAAVLATLAGLVLAALAVRLIALAWLGSPLIDMDGANFARTAENLAHGYGYIGIRGTPNSVHVSIFPAIVAALVWIGISAERAGIIVSLVAGSLLVVPVYAIASRLAGTRAAMVAAGIVAINPIAVATSVTPLADSLAFTLAVTGLHAFLRSRENPRWALAAGAWFGLAYCTRSETIVYAFVALCAVMLAVRTQRGSALRRAAALAVAFAVFAVPYAVVISRATGHARIDTKSAVNYALAERIAQGMSYDEAADGLGPGLREDGAELGAGFYATHPGIGDPPLRARLALAVRGFRSQVARIGRALLSFNFGTPLFAAFALAGLVRGLRRPGVRGVYGIVGAIASLDLCGLLTLQHLWPRYVAPFVPLFAILAAEPLDALVARFSERTTPGIRRGAVVLGLIVVTAYLGLSAHRLSAETVDATLARRAAAWLDADAPGPKLIMAVGNEVAFYAHGDWMPLPYANSAETLAYVRGKRPTYLLLEGSRTAARPYLSAWLRDGVPDASAHFVKDFGSGADRLAIYAWNANAASAVAPPARIPEPPADDAVVRASRVLWSAPPGSLPTSATHDSVDVLTAHNDVGRLGWNDRERSLTTANVASRAFGKRLELPIDGQSYGQPLIVTGVDVPGLGRRTLLIAATERDSVYAFDADSGAKLWVHTFTGCCGAAPAPLQMLTDTPCESVKPVVGVSSVPVVDRRTGTLYVVAKTMTRRGKDVTFHSTLHALSLATGADRLRPAEIRGRASVSLRGVFAPDHAFRHSVRRLLPGGGTATFDPRAQYNRPGLLLANGLLYIGFGSHCDVQSSHGWVFAYRAADLAQVGSFATTRDWNDENLGSVWQAGFGITGDRSGDVYFLTGNGPFNADEGGRNFGNSLMKLTPDLGRVLDYFTPYTQRELQENDADFGGGGMIALPDGTGPHAHLGVVSSKVRAIFLIDRDRLGRYVPRGPDRVLQTIGDNHDDTHWCIGTCGGPAYYAGPAGEYVFNVWALDALRAYRLDRQRERPKLVEVAHSPNVFPGSGGSIPSVSSNGRLPGTGIVWSLTRPNIRDVATKPIELYAYDASDVSHVLYHGDVSLWPNKVGHPFLTPTIANGRVYVGGDHSISVFGLR, translated from the coding sequence ATGAGGGCCGAGGCGGCCCCGCACACGACGGCGATGGAGCACGTGCGAGGAAGCGCGGCGGTCCTCGCGACGCTCGCCGGACTCGTCCTCGCGGCGCTCGCCGTTCGCCTCATCGCTCTCGCGTGGCTGGGCTCGCCGCTGATCGATATGGACGGTGCGAACTTTGCGCGCACCGCCGAGAATCTCGCACACGGATATGGCTACATCGGGATCCGCGGCACGCCGAACTCGGTGCACGTCTCGATCTTCCCCGCGATCGTCGCGGCGCTGGTCTGGATCGGGATCAGCGCCGAACGCGCCGGGATCATCGTCTCGCTCGTTGCCGGGTCGCTGCTCGTCGTCCCCGTCTACGCGATCGCGTCCCGCCTCGCCGGGACGCGCGCCGCGATGGTCGCGGCCGGGATCGTCGCAATCAACCCGATCGCCGTCGCGACCTCCGTGACGCCGCTCGCCGATTCGCTCGCATTCACCCTTGCCGTCACCGGGCTGCATGCGTTCCTGCGTTCGCGCGAGAACCCGCGCTGGGCTCTCGCGGCCGGCGCATGGTTCGGCCTCGCGTATTGCACGCGCAGCGAGACGATCGTCTACGCGTTCGTTGCACTGTGCGCCGTGATGCTCGCCGTGCGCACGCAGCGCGGCAGCGCACTCCGGCGCGCCGCGGCGTTGGCGGTGGCCTTCGCCGTCTTCGCCGTGCCGTACGCGGTCGTCATCTCGCGCGCGACCGGTCACGCCCGGATCGATACCAAGTCCGCCGTCAACTACGCCCTCGCCGAGCGCATCGCCCAAGGCATGTCGTACGATGAGGCTGCCGACGGTCTCGGCCCCGGGCTCCGCGAGGACGGCGCGGAACTCGGCGCCGGATTCTATGCGACGCACCCCGGGATCGGCGACCCGCCCCTGCGCGCGCGGCTCGCCCTCGCGGTACGCGGTTTCCGCAGTCAGGTCGCGCGGATCGGGCGGGCCCTGCTCTCGTTCAATTTCGGTACGCCCCTCTTTGCCGCGTTTGCGCTGGCCGGGCTCGTACGAGGCCTGCGCCGTCCAGGGGTTCGCGGCGTGTACGGGATCGTCGGCGCGATCGCCTCGCTCGACCTCTGCGGACTGCTCACCCTGCAGCACTTGTGGCCGCGGTATGTCGCGCCGTTCGTCCCGCTCTTCGCGATCCTCGCAGCCGAGCCGCTCGACGCGCTCGTCGCCCGCTTCAGCGAGCGAACGACGCCCGGGATCCGGCGCGGGGCCGTCGTGCTCGGGCTGATCGTCGTGACCGCGTATCTCGGTCTCTCCGCGCACCGGCTCAGCGCCGAGACCGTCGACGCGACGCTCGCGCGCCGCGCCGCCGCATGGCTCGACGCCGACGCGCCGGGACCGAAATTGATCATGGCGGTCGGCAACGAGGTCGCGTTCTACGCCCACGGCGATTGGATGCCGCTGCCCTACGCGAACTCCGCCGAGACGCTCGCTTACGTCCGCGGGAAGCGCCCGACGTATCTGCTGCTCGAAGGGTCGCGCACAGCGGCGCGACCGTACCTCTCCGCGTGGCTGCGCGACGGCGTCCCCGATGCGTCGGCACACTTCGTCAAAGACTTCGGATCGGGAGCGGACCGTCTGGCGATCTATGCGTGGAACGCGAATGCCGCCAGCGCCGTCGCGCCGCCGGCGCGCATCCCCGAGCCGCCGGCCGACGATGCCGTGGTTCGCGCGTCACGGGTGCTCTGGTCGGCGCCGCCCGGCTCGCTGCCCACATCGGCGACGCACGATTCGGTCGACGTGCTGACGGCGCACAACGACGTCGGCCGCCTGGGTTGGAACGATCGCGAACGGAGCCTCACGACGGCGAACGTCGCCTCGCGCGCGTTCGGAAAGCGGCTGGAACTTCCGATCGACGGACAAAGCTACGGACAGCCGCTAATCGTCACGGGGGTCGACGTCCCGGGCCTGGGCCGCCGCACGCTGCTGATCGCGGCGACGGAACGCGACAGCGTGTACGCCTTCGACGCTGACAGCGGTGCGAAGCTGTGGGTGCACACGTTCACCGGATGCTGCGGCGCCGCCCCGGCACCGTTGCAGATGCTCACCGATACGCCGTGCGAATCGGTGAAGCCGGTCGTCGGCGTGTCGTCGGTGCCGGTCGTCGACCGCCGCACCGGTACGCTGTACGTCGTCGCGAAGACGATGACGCGCCGCGGAAAGGACGTGACGTTTCACAGCACGCTGCACGCGCTCTCGCTGGCGACCGGCGCCGATCGTCTGCGGCCGGCTGAGATCCGCGGACGCGCATCGGTTTCGCTGCGGGGCGTCTTCGCGCCGGATCACGCGTTCCGCCACAGCGTGCGCCGGCTGCTCCCCGGCGGCGGGACGGCGACCTTCGATCCGCGCGCGCAGTACAATCGACCGGGGCTGCTGCTCGCGAACGGTCTGCTCTACATCGGCTTCGGTTCGCACTGCGACGTCCAGTCGTCGCACGGCTGGGTCTTCGCCTACCGCGCCGCCGATCTGGCGCAGGTCGGCTCCTTCGCGACGACCCGAGACTGGAACGACGAGAACCTCGGCAGCGTGTGGCAGGCGGGTTTCGGGATCACCGGCGACCGTTCAGGCGACGTCTACTTTCTGACCGGCAACGGACCGTTCAACGCGGACGAAGGCGGCCGCAACTTCGGCAACTCGCTGATGAAGCTCACCCCCGATCTCGGACGCGTCCTCGACTACTTCACGCCCTACACCCAGCGCGAACTGCAGGAAAACGACGCCGACTTCGGCGGGGGCGGGATGATCGCGCTCCCCGACGGCACCGGGCCGCATGCGCATCTGGGAGTCGTCAGCAGCAAAGTGCGCGCGATCTTCCTTATCGATCGCGATCGCCTCGGGCGTTATGTGCCGCGCGGTCCCGACCGCGTGCTGCAGACGATCGGCGACAATCACGACGACACGCACTGGTGCATCGGCACGTGCGGCGGCCCGGCGTACTACGCCGGCCCCGCAGGCGAGTACGTGTTCAACGTGTGGGCGCTCGACGCGCTGCGAGCCTACCGCCTCGACCGGCAGCGCGAGCGTCCGAAGCTGGTCGAAGTCGCGCATTCGCCGAACGTCTTTCCCGGCTCCGGCGGGTCGATCCCGAGCGTCTCGTCGAACGGACGGCTGCCCGGAACGGGAATCGTCTGGAGCTTGACCCGTCCCAACATCCGCGACGTCGCGACCAAGCCGATCGAACTCTATGCATACGATGCCTCCGACGTCTCGCACGTGCTCTATCACGGTGACGTCTCGCTCTGGCCGAACAAAGTCGGACACCCGTTCTTGACGCCGACGATCGCCAACGGCCGCGTCTACGTCGGCGGGGACCACAGTATCTCGGTCTTCGGTCTGCGATGA
- a CDS encoding diguanylate cyclase domain-containing protein, with protein MNVVRTAVLRRRALLASIVLIAIVALEIALVGLLAGRSRHVSDAVNDSGRQRSRSQRIALFVEKLHAGTATENDRALLRATIAEFEATRTHLLADAETLVGERGSDGLTPTAREGVRYQAAAERVLRDPHDGGAYAEVQALRDPLLARFEAVTNARAARASAAIVALQTAALAGALVCVALGALYWLAFLNPVLRGYEHGQRALAASRSRFRSLFEFAADPAAVYDTQGNLVEGNRAAAELFGYRRGKLAGASYTVHVAPDCHDEVAGNLAIALAGRAVEFETVFVGADGRRIDVLASLSPIVVDGTVEGVFGTAKDLTALRAAEAALVHSSERFRSLFEQQADPVIVLDEQRRCVAVNVAFERVTGFPAETVIGKPLDVVMLPETLAAVHEQMDRVAAGEAAAFRSRIRCNSGVVLQVDVRAVPIIAAGRVEGAYAIVRDVTEREQLRARGDLLAQRTRDLYLVASSAGKSAAEQIVDALRLGCESLGLLCGFVCEVREGMMTVRYAYNPPGSLPVGFSAPLEETLSRFAFASSEVVAVEDLRTGTWAGDPLNVTYPWRSAIATGVTVGGRDYGTLVLFDVDPHAESWTSEDRDFVRLMSALAGSAVERGLQQERLDHLARHDQLTDLPNRVLLGERLRQAISAARRYGQGVALHYLDLDGFKAVNDGLGHLAGDALLRLVAQRLTETLRASDTIARVGGDEFVILQPHARSRDDAETLASHVIAAMTRPFAIDGTEVRIGTSIGVALLEDGVDAGTLFARADAALYRAKNAGKNGYAVAQTS; from the coding sequence ATGAACGTCGTGCGGACGGCCGTGCTGCGACGACGCGCGCTGCTCGCAAGCATCGTGCTGATCGCGATCGTCGCGCTGGAGATCGCGCTGGTGGGTCTGCTCGCGGGCCGGAGCCGTCACGTCTCGGACGCCGTCAACGACAGCGGCCGTCAGCGGTCGCGCTCCCAGCGCATCGCGCTGTTCGTCGAGAAGCTGCACGCGGGGACGGCGACGGAGAACGATCGCGCGCTCCTGCGCGCGACCATCGCTGAGTTCGAAGCGACGCGGACGCACCTGCTCGCCGACGCCGAGACGCTCGTCGGCGAACGCGGCAGCGACGGCCTCACGCCGACTGCGCGTGAGGGCGTCCGGTATCAAGCGGCGGCGGAACGCGTGCTGCGCGATCCTCACGACGGCGGCGCCTACGCCGAGGTGCAGGCGTTGCGCGACCCGCTGCTCGCGCGCTTCGAAGCCGTCACGAACGCCCGCGCCGCCCGGGCCTCGGCCGCGATCGTCGCGCTGCAGACCGCCGCGCTCGCCGGGGCCCTCGTGTGCGTCGCCCTGGGTGCGCTCTATTGGCTCGCGTTCTTGAACCCGGTGCTGCGCGGATACGAGCACGGGCAACGGGCGCTCGCCGCGAGCCGTTCGCGGTTTCGTTCGCTCTTCGAATTCGCCGCCGACCCGGCGGCGGTGTACGACACGCAGGGGAATCTCGTCGAGGGGAACCGCGCTGCAGCCGAACTGTTCGGTTATCGCCGCGGCAAGCTCGCGGGCGCATCCTACACCGTGCACGTCGCCCCGGATTGCCACGACGAAGTCGCGGGAAATCTCGCCATCGCGCTCGCCGGCCGCGCGGTGGAATTCGAGACGGTGTTCGTCGGCGCGGACGGGCGGCGTATCGATGTGCTGGCGTCGCTTTCGCCGATCGTCGTCGACGGCACCGTCGAAGGAGTCTTCGGGACGGCGAAGGATCTGACGGCGCTACGCGCCGCCGAGGCGGCGCTCGTCCACAGCAGCGAGCGGTTTCGCTCGCTCTTCGAACAGCAGGCGGATCCGGTGATCGTGCTCGACGAGCAGCGGCGCTGCGTCGCGGTCAACGTCGCGTTCGAACGCGTTACCGGCTTTCCGGCGGAAACGGTCATAGGAAAGCCGCTCGATGTCGTCATGCTCCCGGAAACGCTGGCGGCCGTACATGAACAGATGGACCGCGTCGCCGCCGGCGAAGCGGCGGCGTTCCGCTCGCGGATACGCTGCAATTCCGGCGTGGTGCTGCAGGTCGATGTGCGCGCCGTTCCGATCATCGCCGCGGGACGCGTCGAAGGCGCGTACGCGATCGTCCGCGACGTCACCGAGCGCGAGCAGCTCCGAGCTCGCGGCGATTTGCTCGCGCAGCGCACGCGCGACCTGTACCTGGTTGCGTCTTCGGCGGGAAAATCGGCGGCCGAGCAGATCGTGGACGCGCTGCGGCTGGGCTGCGAGTCGCTCGGCCTACTGTGCGGTTTCGTCTGCGAGGTGCGCGAGGGCATGATGACGGTACGGTATGCATACAACCCTCCGGGCTCGCTGCCGGTCGGCTTCAGCGCGCCGCTGGAGGAGACGCTGAGCCGTTTCGCGTTCGCGTCCTCAGAAGTCGTCGCCGTCGAGGATCTGCGGACGGGGACGTGGGCCGGGGATCCGCTCAACGTGACCTATCCGTGGCGAAGCGCGATCGCGACCGGCGTGACCGTCGGCGGCCGCGACTACGGGACGCTGGTGCTCTTCGACGTCGACCCGCACGCGGAGTCGTGGACGAGCGAGGATCGCGATTTCGTCCGGCTCATGTCGGCGTTGGCGGGGTCGGCGGTCGAGCGCGGTTTGCAGCAAGAGCGCCTCGACCATCTCGCGAGGCACGATCAATTGACGGATCTGCCGAATCGCGTGCTGCTCGGCGAACGGCTGCGGCAGGCAATCAGCGCGGCGCGCCGGTACGGCCAAGGTGTCGCGCTGCATTACCTCGACCTCGACGGGTTCAAGGCGGTCAACGACGGACTCGGCCACCTCGCCGGCGACGCGCTGCTGCGGCTGGTCGCACAGCGGCTCACGGAGACGCTGCGCGCCAGCGACACTATCGCGCGCGTCGGCGGCGACGAGTTCGTCATCCTGCAGCCGCACGCGCGCTCGCGCGACGATGCGGAGACGCTTGCGAGCCACGTCATCGCGGCGATGACGCGACCGTTCGCGATCGACGGAACGGAGGTGCGCATCGGCACCTCGATCGGCGTCGCGCTGCTCGAAGACGGCGTCGATGCCGGCACTTTGTTCGCTCGTGCCGACGCCGCGCTGTACCGGGCGAAAAATGCCGGAAAGAACGGCTACGCGGTGGCCCAAACCTCCTGA
- a CDS encoding multicopper oxidase family protein, with translation MRIALAVHKRAAIRAAIFSLVVSALGATASNAAMQMTPANANESALAARADGTFAAVPEVHGRTKTFRLVAREAQWTLRSGVTAAARTYNGVVPGPTLVVNQGDRVVIDFTNELDVPDTIHLHGIHGAPPEMDGVAGISQPLVAPHGTFRYEFTANEDGTFLYHSHSNEAVLDSGLYGGIIVEPAHPRAVERGLSGDYLEILSAWQLGGGPEDHFTINGKEYPETRQIEVRRGDRVRIRWINISSENEHTMHSHGHDQRVIARDARPVPDGDVEDTVMIGPGQRVDVVVTADAIPGTWIVHCHFLDHTQDQQGMPSGLITALHYRGTPNVFAAMDESMRIDMPAMMQPSMHGAPQAAPFRPSRRVLLALIVALAAAICVGVLAVRRLRASRRRILAAERGRRLRRP, from the coding sequence ATGAGGATCGCGCTCGCGGTGCACAAACGAGCCGCGATACGTGCAGCGATCTTCAGCCTCGTCGTGAGCGCTCTCGGGGCGACGGCGTCAAACGCCGCGATGCAGATGACGCCGGCGAACGCGAACGAATCGGCGCTCGCCGCGCGCGCGGACGGGACGTTCGCCGCTGTCCCCGAGGTGCACGGACGCACGAAGACGTTCCGGCTCGTCGCCCGGGAAGCGCAATGGACGCTGCGCTCGGGCGTCACCGCCGCGGCGCGAACCTACAACGGCGTCGTCCCCGGTCCGACGCTCGTCGTGAATCAAGGCGATCGCGTCGTCATCGACTTCACCAACGAGCTCGACGTCCCCGACACGATCCATCTGCACGGCATCCACGGCGCACCGCCGGAGATGGACGGCGTCGCCGGGATCTCGCAGCCGCTTGTGGCGCCGCACGGCACCTTTCGCTACGAGTTTACCGCGAACGAAGACGGAACGTTTCTCTATCACAGTCACAGCAACGAGGCGGTGCTCGATTCCGGACTCTACGGCGGGATCATCGTCGAACCGGCGCACCCGCGCGCAGTCGAGCGCGGGCTCAGCGGTGATTACCTCGAAATCCTCTCAGCCTGGCAGCTCGGGGGCGGTCCGGAAGATCATTTCACGATCAACGGCAAGGAGTATCCGGAGACCCGGCAGATCGAGGTCCGCCGCGGCGACCGCGTTCGCATCCGGTGGATCAACATCTCGTCCGAGAACGAACACACGATGCATTCACACGGACATGATCAGCGTGTGATCGCCCGCGATGCGCGTCCGGTCCCCGATGGTGACGTCGAAGATACCGTGATGATCGGCCCCGGCCAGCGCGTAGACGTGGTCGTCACGGCCGACGCAATCCCCGGGACGTGGATCGTGCACTGTCATTTTCTCGACCACACGCAGGATCAACAGGGGATGCCCTCCGGTCTGATCACCGCCCTCCACTATCGCGGGACGCCCAACGTGTTCGCCGCGATGGATGAATCGATGCGGATCGACATGCCGGCGATGATGCAGCCTTCGATGCACGGTGCGCCGCAGGCGGCGCCGTTCCGGCCGTCGCGCCGCGTGCTCCTTGCGCTGATCGTCGCGCTCGCGGCGGCGATCTGCGTCGGAGTGCTCGCAGTCCGGCGGCTGCGCGCCTCGCGCCGACGCATCCTCGCCGCCGAGCGCGGCCGGAGACTCCGCAGACCATGA
- a CDS encoding DUF2203 domain-containing protein, with the protein MKLFSAEKANALIPVLEPLLDELWGKRRDLAIRLLETDPALRAGRSDATRDRRRSRAFTELKAEIVRLINRIEAHGCVVKDLDLGLLDFPSMRDGRPVYLCWKAGERELAHWHGTDESFVDRKPL; encoded by the coding sequence ATGAAGCTCTTTTCGGCTGAGAAAGCAAACGCCCTCATCCCGGTCCTGGAACCGCTGCTCGACGAGCTGTGGGGGAAGCGCCGCGACCTGGCGATCCGCCTGCTGGAAACCGATCCGGCGTTGCGCGCGGGGCGGTCGGATGCGACCCGCGACCGCCGGCGCTCGCGTGCGTTCACCGAGCTCAAGGCCGAGATCGTCCGCCTGATCAACCGGATCGAGGCGCACGGCTGCGTGGTCAAAGACCTCGACCTGGGCCTGCTGGACTTTCCGTCGATGCGGGACGGGCGCCCCGTCTATCTGTGCTGGAAAGCCGGAGAACGGGAACTCGCCCACTGGCACGGCACCGACGAATCCTTCGTCGACCGCAAGCCGCTCTAA